One genomic segment of Bacillota bacterium includes these proteins:
- a CDS encoding site-specific integrase — protein sequence MGTPKTGRGRAIAISPALARLLARHKAEQNQQRLKLGVVYRNLGFVFAKETGEPLQMNNFGQREFAQLIEASGVKKIRFHNLRHTCATLLLARGMHPKIVQERLGHSNISMTLDRYSHVTPTMQREAAQVMGDILNIH from the coding sequence ATGGGCACGCCAAAGACCGGCAGGGGCAGGGCGATTGCCATATCACCAGCACTAGCGAGGCTCCTGGCACGCCATAAGGCTGAACAGAATCAGCAGCGCCTCAAGCTAGGTGTAGTGTACCGTAACCTTGGATTCGTGTTTGCTAAGGAGACGGGGGAACCCCTCCAGATGAACAACTTTGGGCAGAGGGAGTTCGCCCAGCTAATAGAGGCTTCTGGAGTCAAGAAGATCCGCTTCCATAACCTGCGTCATACATGCGCCACGCTCTTACTTGCCCGCGGGATGCACCCGAAAATCGTACAGGAAAGATTGGGCCATTCCAACATCAGCATGACGCTTGATCGGTATTCGCATGTGACGCCTACCATGCAAAGAGAAGCCGCCCAAGTCATGGGCGACATCCTCAATATACACTGA
- a CDS encoding HTH domain-containing protein has protein sequence MIAYQKKIWRFLKDFKNPGEVLTARQLAGLTGISEREVRATIAKLRRQGYPIASHPPYGFFIPRSANDAGECQAYLSSRLKDISVTESVLGQAFGRRTLISGKQMALSLFPEPGVQNMLIEARNLSRPEVAAVLQHIKG, from the coding sequence ATGATTGCTTATCAAAAGAAAATATGGAGATTTTTGAAAGATTTCAAAAATCCAGGTGAGGTCCTGACCGCCCGTCAGCTCGCCGGGCTGACAGGTATAAGCGAGCGCGAGGTGCGGGCCACCATCGCGAAACTAAGGCGCCAAGGTTATCCGATCGCATCGCATCCGCCATATGGTTTCTTCATACCCAGGAGTGCCAATGACGCCGGGGAGTGCCAGGCTTACCTGAGTTCCCGGCTGAAGGACATCAGTGTTACAGAAAGCGTGCTGGGTCAGGCCTTCGGAAGGCGCACGCTGATATCCGGGAAACAGATGGCACTCTCTCTGTTTCCTGAACCGGGGGTTCAAAATATGCTGATTGAGGCCAGGAACCTGTCGCGTCCGGAGGTTGCTGCAGTGTTACAGCATATCAAGGGCTGA
- a CDS encoding TolC family protein has protein sequence MSKSWFRVPRNFKLIYALFLVSISLSIFMTPCLAQDKPQNPRQQEKTLTLQDAVNLALQQAGSMKSASLELKDAEISYKQSMADQLLKPSVLTSLSIENAWLVAQRNFEIAKADIAMQVEQSYYDVLKAERALTLAQENLDRAKDQLKTAQSKLKLGMVAQIDVISAETEVASAEADLSKAQANLALAKMKFNNGLGLALDIPIKLTSQFSYKPMPIALDKAIQYGLSHRLEIKRAEDAITQRQKEIEVYNNDFTPPLVLEKSRIGLESAQVDLENVKANIILEIRQNFESLKDAERQVPLQEKSLEKARESLRIAKARYDAGVITAMDLADAQRGVYQAETAYLQAMFDYNVAVAKFYKSLGMSLEERAEAANLLGA, from the coding sequence ATGTCAAAATCATGGTTTCGCGTGCCACGTAACTTCAAGTTGATCTATGCTCTTTTTCTAGTATCAATAAGCCTTAGCATATTCATGACCCCTTGTCTCGCCCAAGACAAGCCGCAAAATCCTAGACAACAGGAGAAGACTTTAACCTTGCAGGATGCCGTGAATCTCGCTCTCCAACAGGCTGGCAGCATGAAGTCCGCCTCCCTTGAACTCAAAGACGCAGAGATATCTTACAAGCAATCCATGGCCGACCAGCTCCTGAAGCCTTCAGTCCTCACTTCTTTGTCGATAGAGAATGCATGGCTTGTCGCTCAAAGAAATTTTGAAATCGCGAAAGCAGATATAGCCATGCAGGTGGAACAGTCATATTATGACGTGCTAAAGGCCGAACGGGCGCTGACCCTTGCCCAAGAGAATCTGGATCGGGCAAAAGACCAGCTCAAGACTGCGCAGAGCAAGCTCAAGTTGGGCATGGTGGCTCAGATCGATGTGATCTCGGCAGAGACCGAGGTTGCCAGCGCAGAGGCTGATCTAAGTAAGGCTCAAGCGAATCTTGCGCTTGCCAAAATGAAATTCAACAATGGCTTAGGACTTGCACTTGATATTCCGATAAAGCTCACAAGTCAATTTTCATACAAACCTATGCCAATAGCTCTAGATAAGGCCATCCAATATGGACTCTCTCATAGACTTGAGATCAAGAGGGCCGAAGATGCGATAACTCAAAGGCAGAAGGAAATTGAGGTATACAATAACGATTTCACTCCGCCTCTTGTCCTCGAGAAGTCCAGAATCGGTCTGGAATCTGCGCAGGTGGATCTAGAGAATGTGAAGGCGAATATTATCCTCGAGATTAGACAAAACTTCGAAAGTCTCAAGGATGCTGAAAGGCAGGTTCCACTGCAAGAGAAGTCCCTGGAGAAAGCTAGGGAGAGCCTTCGTATTGCCAAGGCGCGCTATGATGCTGGCGTTATAACAGCGATGGATCTTGCAGACGCCCAGAGAGGGGTCTACCAGGCAGAAACAGCCTATCTCCAGGCGATGTTTGATTACAACGTAGCCGTAGCGAAATTTTACAAATCCCTTGGCATGTCCCTGGAGGAAAGAGCAGAAGCAGCCAATCTCCTGGGCGCTTGA
- a CDS encoding FtsX-like permease family protein codes for MNLAESFMTAISSLNSNKLRSFLTMLGVIIGVASVVAMVSVGEGARTQVTSQIGNLGSNLVTVTPGRMRALPGMAFGARGGFNILTYSHFLELKQETLFGATAILAESSTRKVIRYGKNSTTTMVIGTTPEYCDAHNFHVQLGRFFSQYDLDQVTSVAVLGSTAAEDLFGAVGAALNNIIRIGNVNFRVIGVMESKTMGGRDLGDQVFVPITTAQTRLIGNRYLQSITVQASSNRNTNIVYDQLYRFFLRKLKDPEKFTITNQQDILNTIESVTGTFTLLLGAITGISLLVGGIGIMNIMLVSVAERTREIGLRKAVGARPRDILIQFMIESSTLSGVGGIVGILAGAGLARLIARFSSWTTTVSLSSIAIALGVSIGVGLFFGIYPARRASHLSPITALRYE; via the coding sequence AGTGATCATCGGCGTGGCGTCAGTCGTAGCCATGGTATCAGTCGGGGAAGGCGCCCGCACTCAGGTGACATCACAAATCGGTAACCTTGGATCGAACCTTGTGACCGTCACGCCGGGCCGTATGAGGGCCCTCCCAGGTATGGCTTTTGGCGCCCGCGGCGGTTTCAATATCCTGACTTATTCGCATTTTCTGGAGCTGAAGCAGGAGACGCTGTTCGGCGCCACAGCCATTCTGGCGGAATCTTCAACTAGAAAAGTCATAAGGTACGGCAAAAACAGCACTACAACTATGGTGATCGGGACGACCCCCGAATACTGCGATGCCCATAATTTCCATGTTCAGCTCGGCCGATTCTTTTCTCAATATGACCTGGATCAGGTGACAAGCGTTGCTGTCCTGGGGAGCACAGCTGCCGAGGATCTCTTTGGGGCGGTTGGGGCGGCACTCAACAATATCATCCGCATAGGAAACGTGAATTTCAGGGTCATTGGAGTGATGGAAAGCAAGACTATGGGAGGTAGGGACCTCGGAGATCAGGTCTTTGTGCCAATCACAACCGCCCAGACGCGGCTTATTGGAAACCGCTACTTGCAGAGTATCACTGTTCAGGCTTCATCGAACAGGAACACCAATATCGTGTACGATCAGCTCTATAGATTTTTCCTTCGTAAGTTGAAAGACCCAGAGAAATTTACGATCACAAATCAACAGGATATTCTCAATACCATTGAGAGTGTAACCGGCACATTCACTTTGCTCTTGGGAGCCATAACTGGCATTTCGCTGCTTGTCGGCGGCATAGGCATAATGAACATAATGCTTGTTTCCGTGGCCGAACGAACACGGGAGATAGGCCTCCGAAAAGCCGTCGGAGCCAGACCCAGGGATATTCTCATCCAGTTTATGATCGAATCCTCGACGCTGAGCGGGGTAGGGGGGATTGTCGGGATTCTTGCCGGGGCGGGACTAGCCAGGCTGATCGCGCGGTTCTCTAGTTGGACGACGACAGTATCTCTATCCTCTATAGCCATAGCATTGGGCGTTTCTATAGGGGTAGGGCTATTCTTCGGCATCTACCCAGCTCGGCGCGCAAGTCATCTTAGCCCAATAACAGCATTGCGTTATGAATAA